In Prunus dulcis chromosome 1, ALMONDv2, whole genome shotgun sequence, the following are encoded in one genomic region:
- the LOC117614835 gene encoding uncharacterized protein LOC117614835 isoform X2, whose amino-acid sequence MEGGAMSLSSENRKEEEQQGTSYTYWVRQVAEDTAPPPVPRKLSPQDILSAQSQPSTLGSLWNRAGTWEEKNVNKWATDRIKELLLSVGTLEFSGGKAEISDVFKCVGDAFLVTVRNKKCVSYTYELTLKVKGEWIFGEEKNTVKGQIDIPEFSFGELDDLQMEVRLSEEKDILRQDKLRVSKDLKLFLQPVREKLLQFEQELKDI is encoded by the exons atGGAGGGCGGAGCAATGTCATTGTCGTCGGAGAataggaaagaagaagagcagcAGGGAACGTCCTATACCTATTGGGTGAGGCAAGTGGCGGAGGATACGGCGCCTCCCCCAGTTCCTCGAAAACTCTCACCTCAGGACATTCTCTCCGCTCAATCCCAGCCTTCCACCCTCGGTTCTCTCTGGAATCGG GCTGGAACTTGGGAGGAGAAGAATGTTAATAAATGGGCAACAGATAGAATAAAG GAGCTTCTTTTATCAGTGGGTACCTTGGAGTTCTCAGGTGGCAAAGCAGAGATATCAGATGTCTTCAAATGTGTAGGAGAT GCATTCTTGGTGACAGTGCGAAACAAGAAATGTGTTAGCTACACCTATGAACTAACCTTGAAAGTAAAAG GGGAGTGGATATTTGGAGAGGAGAAAAACACAGTCAAGGGCCAGATAGACATCCCAGAGTTTTCATTTGGTGAGCTAGATGACTTGCAG ATGGAAGTGAGACTAAGTGAAGAGAAGGATATTCTACGTCAAGATAAGTTACGAGTTAGCAAGGATTTGAAGCTGTTTTTGCAGCCTGTTCGCGAGAAATTGCTTCAATTTGAACAGGAACTCAAAGACATATAG
- the LOC117614835 gene encoding uncharacterized protein LOC117614835 isoform X1: MEGGAMSLSSENRKEEEQQGTSYTYWVRQVAEDTAPPPVPRKLSPQDILSAQSQPSTLGSLWNRAGTWEEKNVNKWATDRIKVCHGASFISGYLGVLRWQSRDIRCLQMCRRFAIRDCNHFDYGDMIIDSFLMSSSLLSDQAFLVTVRNKKCVSYTYELTLKVKGEWIFGEEKNTVKGQIDIPEFSFGELDDLQMEVRLSEEKDILRQDKLRVSKDLKLFLQPVREKLLQFEQELKDI; the protein is encoded by the exons atGGAGGGCGGAGCAATGTCATTGTCGTCGGAGAataggaaagaagaagagcagcAGGGAACGTCCTATACCTATTGGGTGAGGCAAGTGGCGGAGGATACGGCGCCTCCCCCAGTTCCTCGAAAACTCTCACCTCAGGACATTCTCTCCGCTCAATCCCAGCCTTCCACCCTCGGTTCTCTCTGGAATCGG GCTGGAACTTGGGAGGAGAAGAATGTTAATAAATGGGCAACAGATAGAATAAAGGTTTGTCATG GAGCTTCTTTTATCAGTGGGTACCTTGGAGTTCTCAGGTGGCAAAGCAGAGATATCAGATGTCTTCAAATGTGTAGGAGAT ttgCGATTAGAGATTGTAATCATTTTGATTATGGTGATATGATAATAGACTCATTCCTCATGAGTTCATCTTTACTGAGTGACCAGGCATTCTTGGTGACAGTGCGAAACAAGAAATGTGTTAGCTACACCTATGAACTAACCTTGAAAGTAAAAG GGGAGTGGATATTTGGAGAGGAGAAAAACACAGTCAAGGGCCAGATAGACATCCCAGAGTTTTCATTTGGTGAGCTAGATGACTTGCAG ATGGAAGTGAGACTAAGTGAAGAGAAGGATATTCTACGTCAAGATAAGTTACGAGTTAGCAAGGATTTGAAGCTGTTTTTGCAGCCTGTTCGCGAGAAATTGCTTCAATTTGAACAGGAACTCAAAGACATATAG